Within the Pseudonocardia alni genome, the region CGACGCCGGATCACGGGCGAGGCACCCAGACCACCAGCGCGCGCGCTCCCGAGCCCGCACCGCTGTCGGTGCACGGCCCGGCCCGCGTGATCGCGGTGGCGAACCAGAAGGGCGGCGTCGGGAAGACGACGTCGACGATCAACCTCGGGGCCGCGCTCGCCGAGTACGGCCGCAGGGTCCTGCTCGTCGACTTCGACCCGCAGGGCGCGCTGTCGGTGGGCCTCGGCGTGCAGCCCCACCAGCTCGAGTCCACCGTCTACAACCTGTTGATGGAACGCGGCGTCGAGGCAGACGAGGTGCTCCAGGACACCGGCGTCGAGAACCTGGACCTGCTGCCGTCGAACATCGACCTGTCGGCGGCCGAGGTCCAGCTCGTCACCGAGGTCGGCCGGGAGCAGGCACTCGGCCGCGCCCTCAAGCGGTTCCTGCCCGACTACGACATCGTCCTCATCGACTGCCAGCCGTCGCTGGGCCTGCTCACGATCAACGCGCTCGCCTGCGCCGACGAGGTCCTCATCCCGCTGGCGTGCGAGTTCTTCTCGCTGCGCGGCGTGGCACTGCTGATGGACACCATCGACAAGGTCACCGAGCGGCTCAACCCGGACCTGCGCCTGCTCGGCGTGCTCCCGACGATGTTCGACACCCGCACGCTGCACACCCGCGAGGTCCACGACCGCGTGGTGGAGGCGTTCGGGGACAAGGTGTTCGACGCCGTCATCAACCGGACGATCAAGTTCCCGGAGACCACGGTCGCCGGGGAGCCGATCACGACGTGGGCGCCCACGTCGTACGCCGCGGAGGCGTACCGGATGCTCGCCCGCGAGGTCATCGCCCGGTGACGCTGCTCGCCGACGGTGCTCCCGAAGGTCTGGGCGACGGTCTCGACGACAACGACGTCGCCGCGCCGCGGACCCGGCGTTTCACCGTCCGGCTGTACAACTTCGAGGGCCCGTTCGACCTGCTGCTGCAGCTGATCGGCAAGCACGAGCTCGACCTCACCGAGATGGCCCTGCACAAGGTCACCGACGACTTCATCGCCCATCTCACCGG harbors:
- a CDS encoding ParA family protein, translated to MNPTRPEAQGRLDDPSDEPTPDHGRGTQTTSARAPEPAPLSVHGPARVIAVANQKGGVGKTTSTINLGAALAEYGRRVLLVDFDPQGALSVGLGVQPHQLESTVYNLLMERGVEADEVLQDTGVENLDLLPSNIDLSAAEVQLVTEVGREQALGRALKRFLPDYDIVLIDCQPSLGLLTINALACADEVLIPLACEFFSLRGVALLMDTIDKVTERLNPDLRLLGVLPTMFDTRTLHTREVHDRVVEAFGDKVFDAVINRTIKFPETTVAGEPITTWAPTSYAAEAYRMLAREVIAR